The Limnospira fusiformis SAG 85.79 genomic interval TTTGCACCCACTGTTCATCACTCCAGCGCAAAATTACTACCTGTCCGATGCGATGTTGATTTTCCGGGTCAGCATGATAAATTTCCAGCCGCACCCCTTTCAGGGTTTCCCGTTCATCTTTACTTGGTAAAATTAACCGACCTATCCAAGTATAATTGGGGTGATATAACTCGGGATTTAACCTTTGTTGAATTGGATAATAACCCACCTGATTAAATAACCCCTGCTTGTAGCGTTCATATTCGCTAATGGTGATAAACTTCTGCGGGTCTAATCCGGTGATTTCCCAATTTTGACAGAGAATACCTGTAATAATTTGCACCGTCTGTTCCAGGTGCGTCCGTCCGTCCGGTAACAGCGCATCCCCCATGGGTCCATCATCGCCATTATGACCTACTGGACCCAAAGAAATCAAGATAATTCTGCCCCGTCTTTTGGCACAATTCCAATTAGAAAGAACGGAAATCGGCCAGCGTCCTGAAAACATAATCGGACCGAGTTTTTCCACATTATCTTTTTCCCCCACTAGGTGATAGAGTCTTTGAATCGCCATAGCCCCGGTATTCCCACTAATTACCCCCGCTAAAGAAATCACCTCAATGGGGGCATTAATATTGTATTTCAGGAAGCTAACCGCACCCATAGACATCTGACCACCCCCACTGTAACCAATCAGGGTAATCGGTTTACCACTACCGAGGGGATAGCCAAAGCTAATTAGACTATTATAAATGACTTGGGCTAATCCTTGGTTTTGAATCGGACCATAACGGGGGTCGGCGGCGATCGCTACAGAAACTACATTGCGGAAATTGATAATAAAAGCGATCGGGTTAGCCGGATTTTTTAGGGATATTGATTCAATGATTTGCCAAATAAACGATAGGGGACGGTCTGAGGTTAGGGGTTTATTGGTGACACTATAAGGCATGATTCCTTTGACGATGAGAATATCATCAGGTAAGGACTCAGCTACCTTATCCAACATATTTTCAACTTGGGGGAGGTATTCATGGGAACCTTGATTGATACCGTCTAGGTACATTACATAACGGGAAATACTGTTGGGGTTCTCGATTTCTTTGACCGGGGTTCCTGTATATTTCAGGGTGCGATCGCCATACCATCCCGCCCACCAACTTAGGGCTTCTAGGGGAGTTAGGAATATCGAAAAGAATAGCGCGATCAAGCCAATAGTCGTCAGGTCGATCGCTAATTGCAAAGTTTGTTCTAACGCATTGTACCAACGACTAAACCAACCTGGGGACTGGGAGGAAATTAACACAAACACGAAAAACCCCGTTAATCCTAATGCGATCAATTGGATCGCCCGGTTGCGTTTGATGGTTTCTGGACTGTGGCGGGTCGCAGCATCCAGTATTACTTCATTACCCACATCATCGATGCTTTCGATATTACCTGATATCACCATTTGTGTGAGTTTTTGGCGATCGGTTACTACCTCGGTTCCCGCCACTAGGTTAGTTAACTTTTGACCCAGAATCATTAACGGACTGCCGATCGTTCGTTGTAAAATCTGCAATAGTACCCAGCCTAACCCTACCGACGAAAAAGTAGCCCAGGTGTCAAAATTGGTTACTGCTTTAATCGCCGTTACTTCCGCTAGTAATGACCAAATCGACAGAAATACACCAATGGGAACGCCAAAATAGGGAAGACCCACTATGAATCGTAAAATTTGCGGCGCGTAGCTTAATCCTAGCGTCGTAATCGTTGCTTGTAGGTTAAGTCCGCTATTAAATATCGCATTGTGAACTAGCCAAATACTCGCCGCCCAAAACCAAAACGTGAACACAAACAAAATCGCGGCCATTCCTAAACTCAGCACAAATCGGAAGGGTCGGACTCGGTTAATAAATAAAACAATCGATTGACCTATCGCCTGGGAGACTCCCGCCACCAACACTATTGTTAGGGCTAGTCCTCTACCTAGGGGTAGGATATTAATTTCTACAAAAGCATCTCGGTTTAGGGACAGCGCCCCTAAGATTAGATGCCACCACTGATCAAATGCCGTTTCCATAGTGATTTATACTGCCTAGACTTAAAGCGATCGCATCATTGTGTCGTTTTTGATTGAACTCGCTATGATATCAATATTGAAATTTCTTAACTTTTGTTTACAAAATGGAATTATCCCCAGTTAGCTTTGGCAATACCAAGGCATGGCTCAAGAAGCATATACTATTTGGCAATGAACCTAACCCAGAATTGGTCGCTATTCTGACCGTGTACTTTGTGCAAGGTATTCTGGGCCTCTCCCGTCTCGCCGTTAGCTTCTTCCTCAAAGATGATTTGGGTATGAGTCCCGCCGAAACCGCCGCCCTATTCGGAATAGTCTCTATTCCCTGGGTGATTAAACCCCTATTCGGCTTTATGTCC includes:
- a CDS encoding Yip1 family protein — protein: METAFDQWWHLILGALSLNRDAFVEINILPLGRGLALTIVLVAGVSQAIGQSIVLFINRVRPFRFVLSLGMAAILFVFTFWFWAASIWLVHNAIFNSGLNLQATITTLGLSYAPQILRFIVGLPYFGVPIGVFLSIWSLLAEVTAIKAVTNFDTWATFSSVGLGWVLLQILQRTIGSPLMILGQKLTNLVAGTEVVTDRQKLTQMVISGNIESIDDVGNEVILDAATRHSPETIKRNRAIQLIALGLTGFFVFVLISSQSPGWFSRWYNALEQTLQLAIDLTTIGLIALFFSIFLTPLEALSWWAGWYGDRTLKYTGTPVKEIENPNSISRYVMYLDGINQGSHEYLPQVENMLDKVAESLPDDILIVKGIMPYSVTNKPLTSDRPLSFIWQIIESISLKNPANPIAFIINFRNVVSVAIAADPRYGPIQNQGLAQVIYNSLISFGYPLGSGKPITLIGYSGGGQMSMGAVSFLKYNINAPIEVISLAGVISGNTGAMAIQRLYHLVGEKDNVEKLGPIMFSGRWPISVLSNWNCAKRRGRIILISLGPVGHNGDDGPMGDALLPDGRTHLEQTVQIITGILCQNWEITGLDPQKFITISEYERYKQGLFNQVGYYPIQQRLNPELYHPNYTWIGRLILPSKDERETLKGVRLEIYHADPENQHRIGQVVILRWSDEQWVQNYSKLLKMDVNFSDQARLSQRQGKVHPHRLDGWENVDPLESLAGARPDDDMIVALREPVVIKDTGEGVPVVYIQREPMQISGRFYGVVRFVKNLGNDLFQVRHFNPSTGDFDGYEEIVYMPTVIPNRNGVYSFNNQGVEESPVNSGGWYIYGARNKQGRFTVQAIAPREMFRLSPQRVIHGLTPCLDYFRRDYLSNLKAEKGQMKNVLLSPHNEGEDDHMAISQWREGDRALMMHLFGGIGGKKAELASMKIYFGHFAFGVATVKRDPLTGELRFAIEYRQIYTNNTDGIISGANAWEHYGGDRQWGWLGVRPLCETLIKFSPLTEDYDFDGIKFSPLNAVIQELDIMAARYRVGDGTGTTFVSPVNSCCQDSSQALYSSLRQILAELELNPLIIKWMREHPNHEQTLRFQQLGDLLNTLEHYLTPMGKVRPDWRFNAPKLGDLTVEKPRDTLIKALSSWRTLLPRWVHDQIAMIFLQLGADLWMLRTNQVGGFDPDIEPVAPTYFRLGVPHIKPAKKNWS